In Citrus sinensis cultivar Valencia sweet orange chromosome 3, DVS_A1.0, whole genome shotgun sequence, the sequence AAGAGGTTGACACACACAATCGCATGTTGGAACGGATGGTATGCAGAACACATTTGATATTTCTTCTGCTGTGTTATGTGATTTCTGTTGTTTATTGTGACATATGAGACATGATTTTCAGGGAAATGATATGGATGCTTCAAGAGGAGTCCTATCAGGAACCATGGATAAGTTTAAAATGGTAGGTGGAATAGATGACCAACTTTATGTTAGCATGACTGGTGTTTGTTGGctattctttctttcttctttgtgtTCGGCGTcatattttccaattttttagcTGTTATGAGTTTGATTTCCCTTTTCAGGTTTTCGAGACCAAATCGAGCAGGAGAATGTTTACCCTTGTTGCATCATTTGTGGTCATTTTCCTAATTGTATACTATCTCACTAGGTAAATGATCTATGATGTATTTGATAACGCCAGCAGCTTTGTGTTAGTATTGGGATGACCCCTTTTTATGTGGTTATGTAATCAATCTTGCATGTTGCATGTAAGGAACTCGTTTGTGGTTGTATAAAGAGTTTGTATTCTATGGAATTGTCATTAAAAGCTTGAAACAAGATACTACGTATTATTCAGTATGTATGCATTATCGCCTCCCCAGTGTATGGCTGAGTCAAATTACTAGGCTGTACTTGTTATCAGCTGGGAGGTATGCCGTGAGCAACTTTCAAAAGCATGTAATGCCGTCTTCTCAGCTTTAAGAAATAGTCCGTTAGTTCAGGTTCTTAATGAGGGTTTTCCATTTCTTTGCAAGACCATAAACTTACTCTTGGCCTGCATCAATAGCTGGCTTGAGGAAATATTCCTTTAGTTCAGGTTCTTAATAAGGGTTTTCCATATCTTTGCAAGACCATAAACTTACTCTTGGCCTGCACCAATAGCTGGCTTTGTGCTCTGCTTCTTTTAGCAGCCGCAGTCATGAGAATTTTAGCCATTAGCGGCTGAACTTGGTTCAAATACATGTTCAATGCTGTTAAACGGAATTTCCGTTTAAAGTATCTGCACTGGAAGATCGAAAAAGGAATGTTAAATGAAAGCTATCATCAGCTTGGcattttgaaaaaccaaacGATATGCACCAGCCGGGAATCGAACCCGGGTCTGTACCGTGGCAGGGTACTATTCTACCACTAGACCACTGGTGCTAGTTGAAAACCTGCACTGCCAAATTAATATAACTCAATTTTGCAGATAAATTATTATccgttatttaatttttataatgaagGTGGAAATATTTGTATCGAAATAAAAAGGTGACACTATTTAACTTACCATAAATTAATCTACAGAATTTGAAGTTTCATATTTTActcaataaattcatcaaTATGCCAAATATACCCTTTATATATTCTTGAAAAGTTAAAACCCAACATTAATTAAGTGACTGAAATTTTCAATggtcttaaaaataaaaacaccgacatttcttttactttaaattCATGGTGcgaaatgaaatttttttcgtCAATTTCTGTACCTGCAACAACAAGCTACTAAATCAATTTTGAAGTAATTGATGATTTGGGCCATTAATATTCAATAGCAAAGCACTATTAGAGTatgcaacaatttttttaatataaatatgaaaatatattaattatgcaacaaatgaaattgaaaattgtttatgaaaatttttatcaagaaAATAGTTTTGTGAGTTTGTAAAAATTAGTGTACcgatcatttttattttatgtttttaagttGTCTTATCCTTTTAGGTTACATTTGGCACTCAGGATTGGAATGGACTAATGATTAGGATTTGACAAGATTaagttaaattgaattaaactGGATTATATTATATAGTCTCATGTTTAGTACCGAATTAAACTATGTtagattatatttaaatagcATTAAATAGCATTTAAgttgatatttaaatataaatatcaattattcattaaattttataatcgaaattaaaataaatttaaaaagtaattaataagaaaattaaatatattgtaaataagTTATTGGGCagtcataatataataataaaataaaaattcaaaaaatctaaatatctaattaatttttatcaaaaatttaaaaatatcatataaaatcAACCAATTActggtattattaattttcacgatcatttgtaatattatattagtgATTAATAAATCTAGTACGatcaaataatgcaataaattattaaacggttaattttattgacaaattattaaatatagaagtaatgaaaatttaatctcAAGAGTTAGTATAAGTAAAAGTACCAATTTCATTagatcataaataataaataatttttttaaaagttaatcacaaatattaattaattaatattaggtgtaaaaaatgatataaataaaagtatcatGAATggacagttttttttttaaaatcttatcCCATCTAAATCCATGTgtaaattagtattattaatcCCATGATTTTAggattaaattcaaatttagtcCCCTTAATCCAATCCAACTAAGCTTACCAAATATgggataaatatttaattccaaaattagTCCAATTCTATACTTAATCCTAGCATCCAAAGATGGccttatgtatttttatattaaggtattttaataataaattcattactTAAAATATGAGTTTGTAGAATAATTTTGTGGGTGGGGctatttgaacccaccaatttactcaataaacctatttactaaataaacccatctttaaattttaaaattttaaattttactcagTAAACCCACTAAAATACCTAATATGCCCTTTCTAAACctagtttttataataatagtgattttaCTCATTAAACCcataatattcatttataaacCCATTAGATtggaaatttaataatcaattttgagTGAATGACCCTCGTTCAATGACAAATGAATCAAAACATTCTAAATGGAGAAAATAATTGTCatcatgaaattatttttttgagttatATTATAGTGGTGAGAAAAATCTTGTATGATggtatgaaaatttaatatgaggaatttgagaaaaaataatttttcagaatttgggaaaaaacaataattgattattaactgaaaatttaatcatcaatattaattaaacaattttgagTGATGGGTCATTCCCAAACGAATCAtaacaattaaacaattaatcctccataaaatcaatatccatcaaatcaataacaattaattttgttactCTGAATCAACTCACATGTGCctatttaacaatatatatggCTTGAGAGAAGAATCCCACCTCTTGATTGATTAGggtttaatgaaaatttgattaggGTTCTATAAAACTATGTTGAATATAAAAATGggtttaaagagtaaaaattctgtttttttttaaattatattctaGTGTACAtaactgtaatttaatttaggggtattctaataaaaaaaaattattttaaaagtaggTTTATTAAGTAAATTAGTGGGTTCAAATAGCCCCACCCTAATTTTGTGGATCTAAATAGCCTCACGGTTTGTTTCCATTTACACCCTTTGGACGTTAGAGTTAACGAGATGAAATACGGAATGGGTGTGATTTGATGACTTACGTCTTACAAGGGTGTAGCTTGAAATTTGTCGATAAATGTGGGTGTTGGCTAAAATTAATCTTCTCCTTCAAAACCCTaatataatcaatttattctttttcgtAAAACCCTCATCGCAGGTAGTTAGTTAcatttgattttattgatatGGATATTCTGTACATGTTCGGTGGCTAACAGAAAAATCGAATTTGTATGTTATTCTTGCAGGTCTTGTGCTTTGATTCGGTCCATCTTTTAATCGGTTCAATTCTGTTAATTTGTAATCATGGCAACCAGTAAGTTTTTTGACACCTTTTAAACTAAGTGCctttagcttttttttttttttttcaacccTCCTTTTTAGCTTAAAGCCGAATATATTTGATTGATTTGCGTAGGACTTATGTTTGAGAATTCGTGTGAGGTTGGTGTGTTTTCCAAGCTCACTAATGCTTTTTGCTTGGTCGCAATTGGAGGTTCTGAGAGCTTCTAcaggttttttttaaatattattttattttctaatgatTTGTATGTATAAAATTCTTCTTAATGAGTATTGTATTCACAGCACATTTGAGGCGGAGTTAGCAGATGTTATTCCTGTTGTTAAAACATCAATTGGTGGCAACAGGATTATCGGGCGGCTTTGTGTTGGTGAGCTTTTATCTGCATCTAACATAATGGCCCTTGCTTTTTATATTCATATTCTGATTCTCATCACTACTTATCTTTAATGGCAGGTAACAAAAATGGGCTTCTCTTGCCACACACAACCACAGACCAAGGTAGTTTTTTCATTCAACTCATGTTAGttggttttaattataattattctcGTAAGGTAACGATAAATTTCTCATTATGCCAGTTCTAGATCACCACTTTCACTTTTGTAATTTAGTACTATGACAATATATAATGTTATAATCTTAATCTATCTTGAtgtatcaataaaaattactatGCTTTTAACTCATCTCGGCATCATAGATAATGACAATATGTCATCATTGATAACTTCTAGTTGGATATTTCATCTGTTGTTAAAGCTGAAATCCTTCTGTGCTGAATACATTAAAGTACATGGCTGTCCCtcactctttctttctctgtttttgTGGGGATACAAAGTGTGATTAGTCTATatcatgtaataaaatattattaactttttcaagTTTTGGGCAGGGTAATTTGCTCAAATTAAGAAGGAATCTTTCTTTACTAGGcagtttggatttttttttatatcttttatatataaatattattttttccccaGAGTTTGACAATCTGAATAGTGAGCAGTAATGAAGTTTGATAAATTTGCTTCTGTAAGcttttatatgtaaatatgtaagtgttattattattattatttttaacaaatgtaATCATTGATCTTGATGAACTAGTTTGCTCTGCTTTACTTGTTACTTCacgttttgtttgattatgTTGTTGAAGAGCTTCAACACTTGAGGAATAGTCTACCTGATCAAGTTGTTGTCCAGCGTATTGAAGAGAGGCTATCTGCTCTGGGAAATTGCATAGCATGCAATGACCATGTTGCTCTTGCACACACAGATCTTGACAGGGTAATGTTGCTTTTATGTGTCAGTTCTTAATGTTTCTTCCATTATGTCATTTCAGGATTATTCTTTAGATTGGCATATGATTTgaaattgacattttgcaGTCACAGATTAGAAAGagttgtgtttatttttctccacTTCTTCCTTTACTTGTCTgcttattttccctttaaaagTACCTAGGCTTCCATTTTCTTCTATCTCAATTGGGGGAAAAGAGCCTCAGCAAtggtttcaaagttttctAAGCATAGAACTATAAACGATTGAGAGAAGTCTAGTCTCCTGTAGATACGTAttgtttttttcatttttttttgcaattgTGATTGTccaattattcttatttatttatttgttaatggaTGTTCTTGTGGATAATCAATGATTTTCTCTTCttgaataacaattaaaagattaaaatgaGTCAATTATAATGTTAACTGAAGAAACCGAATATAACATTCCTCGTACATGAAGAGTTACCTACTGCAACTTTAGTAACGCATGGATTTTTATATCCAAATTGccattattttgaattttcctGATGCTTACATTGACCTTTTTCCGTCTTCTGTTTCATAGGAAACGGAGGAAATTATTGCAGATGTTCTTGGAGTAGAAGTTTTTAGGCAGACAATTGCCGGTAATATCCTTGTTGGCAGTTACTGTTCCTTCAGCAACAGGGGTGGCTTGGTAAGACATAGAATATCCTCATCGAGGCATCTATTGAAACACTTTCTATTGCAATGTATTTCCTACAATTAACTTTCTGCTTGATTCTGACGTAGGTCCACCCTCATACATCCATTGAAGACTTGGATGAACTCTCTACACTCTTGCAAGTACCTTTGGTTGCTGGCACTGTGAACCGTGGAAGTGAAGTGATAGGTGCTGGGTTAACTGTGAATGACTGGACAGCATTCTGTGGGTCAGACACCACGGCAACCGAACTCTCTGTTATTGAGAGCGTTTTCAAGTTGAGGGAAGCTCAACCAAATGCCGTTGTGGATGAGATGAGGAAATCTTTAATTGACAGCTATGTCTAAGTTATCTGGGATAGCAGTCTTGTGTTTTGTCTTATTGTGTGAAACACTATTTCCTAACTTTCTTGAGAGCTATTAGCATGTTTTCTCTCTCATGTTGGAGTACGTAGTAGCTTGAGCAATACTCGATTACATGAAATCCTTGCTCACAAACTCTGTATTTCACTGTTGCCTGCTTAACTTGGTTGCCCGCTTTCTGAAGGTGACAATTGAGtctgtatgtatgtatattttgAAAGACGACAATCGATATAATGATATTCATAAATTGGCCAaatagcattttttttaaaaataaaataaatacgtggCCTCTAGTTTCCCACGTAACAAGACAGTGtgattgtcaaataaaaatcaataaagctGCTTGGATATGTTTCTGTAAGCCTGGATGACATTCCCAGAAGTCTGTTTTTCAGGAAATCTCTCATTGCACGGCTGAGcatcaagaaataaatatgtgGGTAAATAAGTGCATGAATTAGATTTCAGTTGATATCTATATTATTAGTCGTCTATTGATCATGAGTTGTTTTCCAGAGCGAACGGTGAATCATTACTACTTGCAAACATTAGTGTTTCCTTTTCTCTGAAGGCAGTTTGCGGCTAAATAAACAGGATCTGTTTATTTAGCTGCTTAAATGATGATAAATCATTGTTACTTGCAAACATTATTGTTTCCTTTTCTCTGAAGGCAGTTTGCGGCATACGTATCAAAGCGAAATAGcgaaataatatatatatatatatatatatgaagcaatgttaattaattagaggCTTTAGGCAAATGTTTATCAGGCAAATCCaggtaaaatataattaagttaCCATATATGATGATAATTATAATGAATGGCTTCTTGTCACGTCTACGGCACTCACCCGTATCATGCTCTCGTTGCCACTTGTCAAATTCGTTCTGAatccaaacaaataaacaaattaatgaagaCATTCTTTGTCAGATATACgcaactatatatatatatatattttaatgcaatatagccaactaattaatattcttGATTTTCTGATTAAGCTGACGGTACAACACACTACTATAACTTATGGCTAACACTTTAGATCCCAATTGGTATTGAGAATTTGTgatgtcatcatcaaagaCTCTACacagaataaaaagaaattaacccATGTACATGCACAAGCCAGCTCTTGGAACAATTGTATCTATAAGgacaaatgaaaaaagtatATATAACATCTTGCGCGAAGGATCAATATATAGGAAATTCTGCCAATTTTCAACACATGTAAAGATGGATGCCAATATGCAATAAAGAAAAGTTTGAAAAGCAGCGTACTAATAGCCATGCACACCAGGTTAATGATGTTGCAatgcatttttgttttcactaGATTCACTATTAAGCTAAAATACAATAACTTCAAATGTAAAAATCACTACCAAACATCAATGGATGAATCAACTCACAACTGGTATAATTTGGGAGAATAATTTTGAACCGAAGTTCAAAGACCATCaagtaataaatatatgcATACTCGAAGAGTCATTATTTCATATTGACTGTAGGAGCATGTTTTCTTATAACTATCTCCTAATcaacatgaaatttttttttttgagtgtATTAAATTATCTGATATCCGAACATCACATTGGGTCCCAACTAATGCAGATTCAAGCTAAGTAGGACCACTAGGACAGCAAAACTCTTCCAACAAGTATTTAACACAGCTGCATTCCAATGTCTCGAACTGAGGACCTTGGTTAAGTTAGAACAGTCCAATGCCAATTGATCTACATGCTTGTTGGTCCTAATCGATatgaaatgttaaataaaacaacaacaaaagtaTGTTCTAAGTCAACTCTCCAAGATTTGAATGTAGATGAGTTGtgcttattttttcataatccTATACGCATGCATTTATAACAATGTATGGTTAATTCTTAATTGCTTGTATGCTCTTATCTAATATCTACCAATTTCATATTTCTAAAAGATTACCACAAAGCTCAACTTAATTAGTACGGaatccaaatccaaatttTCAACTGAAGTAGATGATGCTCACTTATACTGTTGACCATGtgcttattttctttcataattcACTCTTAATGTACAATTGAAAttctttcataaatattaattctcgccaaattttctccatttcctgtcattttcttttcaaacaaACGAAACACCAACAAAACTCATGAAAAAGTTAGTGATTAGAAACACCGTCGGCTTTCTTTTCTCAAATAAGAGGCTTTATGATATGTGGCGAAAGCATTGCCTTTATTTGGGTCATGCAATCAATTAATGGGCAAGTTTTGATTCCGAGGAAAACGGTGCCTCAAACTGaacaactaaaaagaaaaaactaattataGACCACTGACGAGAATTAGACCGTGCTTCCAGTCTAGCCCAAGTAGCTAGCTTACAATATTGTAAATTGTAGTCCTCTTCAATTTACAATAATGCTAATAATGCTTATAAAATTAAGGTCATAatataattggaaaaaaaaaagggaagaagaataagaataagaagCTAATACTTAAACACTAACCGAGATGGATGTCAAGTAACAGAGAACCAAAGACAGAATTTTTTGGAAAAGCTCATCCCCAATTTGTTGAGATAGACCAATTCTTACGGTTGTGAAAAGATCCTGTACAAGGTAAATAAAATGGCAAATCCCAGAGACTGGGTCCTTACAATTAAAATACTGTACATCTAGTACATTCATAGGATTACGCTGATGATCGAATGCTTGAGTTATGCCATACAATTTGTCAATCACGCCATTCAACAGTGATATGCCAAATATCGTACCATTATGTTGGCAATGGAGTAACTCAGTGTAAGTTAAAACAGATCGACACTAACGTCTGTTGATATTTAGATTCATGCAATCAATTAAGGTTACATTTATGATCATTATTGCTGGGAGTAGCCAGGCACACTGCAAAGTTAAGCAAATTAGGGTTTTCCgtcagacaaaaaaattattgccaAACAAAACCaacttgaggataatttaaGCTAGCTCTACGATAGCTTAAGCTTGCATTCATTCCATTGAACGTAATCCGAGTACTGTTGCTATTTTTCCCCCCCTCATTATACTCAATTTAATGTTAAACAAGAACTGAtgtgataaaaaataactcaatATAAGGCATATAGCTAGAGG encodes:
- the LOC102622576 gene encoding bet1-like SNARE 1-1 — encoded protein: MNSRRDYRNSKVALFDGIEEGGIRASSSYSHEIDEHDNERALEGLQDRVNLLKRLSGDINEEVDTHNRMLERMGNDMDASRGVLSGTMDKFKMVFETKSSRRMFTLVASFVVIFLIVYYLTR
- the LOC102622866 gene encoding eukaryotic translation initiation factor 6-2-like, translating into MATRLMFENSCEVGVFSKLTNAFCLVAIGGSESFYSTFEAELADVIPVVKTSIGGNRIIGRLCVGNKNGLLLPHTTTDQELQHLRNSLPDQVVVQRIEERLSALGNCIACNDHVALAHTDLDRETEEIIADVLGVEVFRQTIAGNILVGSYCSFSNRGGLVHPHTSIEDLDELSTLLQVPLVAGTVNRGSEVIGAGLTVNDWTAFCGSDTTATELSVIESVFKLREAQPNAVVDEMRKSLIDSYV